The segment TTTTGATAAGCTGCGATCGCCTCGTCTCGTTTTCCTTGGTCAGACAGCGCAACACCTAGATTGTTGTAAGCTAAAGCAAAGTTGGGGTTGAGTTGGATCGCTTTTTGATAAGCTGCGATCGCCTCGTCTCGTTTTCCTTGGTCAGACAGCGCAACACCTAGATTGTTGTAAGCTAAAGCAAAGTTGGGGTTGAGTTGGATCGCTTTTTGATAAGCTGCGATCGCCTCGTCTCGTTTTCCTTGGTCAGACAGCGCAACACCGAGATTGTTGTAAGCTTCAGCTAAGTTGGGGTTGAGTTGGATCGCTTTTTGATAAGCTGCGATCGCCTCGTCTCGTTTTCCTTGGTCAGACAGCGCAACACCGAGATTGTTGTAAGCTTCAGCTAAGTTGGGGTTGAGTTGGATCGCTTTTTGATAAGCTGCGATCGCCTCTTCTAGTTTTCCTTGCTTGTACAGTGCAGCACCTAGATTGTTGTAAGCATTAGCATCGTTGGGGTCAAGTTGGATGGCTTTTTGATAAGCTGCGATCGCCTCGTCTAGTTTTCCTTGGTCAAACAGCGCATTACCTAGATTGTAGTAAGCATCAGCATAGTTGGGGTTGAGTTGGATCGCTTTTTGATAAGCCGCGATCGCCTCCTCTAGTTTTCCTTGGTCAGACAGCGCAATACCTAGATTGTAGTAAGCTTGAGTAAAGTTGGGGTTGAGTTGGATGGCTTTTTGATAAGCTGCGATCGCCTCCTCTAGTTTTCCTTGGTCAGACAGCGCAATACCTAGATTGTAGTAAGCATCAGCATAGTTGGGGTTGAGTTGGATGGCTTTTTGATAAGCTGCGATCGCCTCCTCTAGTTTTCCTTGGTCAGACAGCGCATTACCGAGATTGTTGTAAGCATCAGCATCGTTGGGGTTGAGTTGGATGGCTTTTTGATAAGCTGCGATCGCCTCGTCTAGTTTTCCTTGGTAATACAGCGCATTACCGAGATTGTTGTAAGCATCAGCTAAGTTGGGGTCTAATTCAATTACTCGACGGAAGATAGCTTCTGCTTCGGTATATTTTCCCATCTTTCCGGCTGTTCTGCCTTGTTGAAATAATTGATCGATACTTTGTGACAAGACCACTGAAGGGGTAAAAACCCCTACCAGGGACAGAGTTAACAACAAAGGTAACAGCGATCGCAGTTTCATGAATCGGATTATGCCTCAATTGTCCCTATTTTAACCCAAGGGTTAGACACAATTCTTGATTAAAAGCTTGTCATGCTAAAGCAAGCGGTGTATGACAACGAATCCGTTTATCAGATGAAGTCCGCTTAATAACCCATCACTAAAATCATGAGTGTAAAGCATACACCTGAAGCCCCCTGCTCACCTTATTTTGAAGGTATTTCAATGCACCAGCGAAAATATCCATAAAATTATCCATCGGATACACAATCTTGAACATTTATGCTTTAATATGTATCAGTAAAGCATCAGTCATAAACAACAAAAGCTTGATTTTGAAGTGAGTTATCTGATTTTTGCCTAAAAAACCATAAAAAAACAGAAATTTTAAGTTTAAAGGTGAATGACTTTGCTGGTAGAGGTTCATGGGGGTTAGGGATTTCCTAACCCCTTTTAGTTGTTTAACAGTGTTAAACCCCGAATAACTGATTTAATCTTGTTTGAGATGATTTAACCACTCGCGTAACTGTTCAGCCGCCACATCGCGTCCCCCTAACCCGAAAGCAAGGGCGATCGCTGCTGCAATACCGCCAACCAATAAACCAAAAGCTAAATTAACGATATTTGTCGCCAGTCCCATCTGTTGTAAAGCCATAGCCGAAACCAGAATTAAAATGGAAATTCGAGCCGTATGGCCTAAAAATTTTGCCTGACGAGTTCCTGAACTGGTAATCAAATTAAAGGCTAAATTAGCCAAATACAGCCCCAAAGCCAAAACCACCAGGCCGACTAATACTTGAGCGGCGATCGCTAATAACGTCCCCACGACGGTTTTTAGGGCTTCAATTTTCAGGATATCCACCGCCGTCAACGCAGCAACCAACATCACCGCCACTAAAACAATCATCCCCACCAATTGGGAAGGGGTGCGAGTTGCGATCGCGTCAGAAGAGTTCTCTGTGGCTGCAAATTCCGTCGTTTCTTCCTTTGGGGGAGAACTAACCTGAGATAACCCTAACCATTGCAGAATATTATTAAAGCCCACACTGGTTAGAATATTGCTGACCATTTCCGAGAGATATTGTCCAGCCCCGTAGGCAATACCCAGAACCGCCGTAGCAGCAAACAATTTCGGCAACAGATTCAACACTTGATTAAGCATTTCCGTGGCCGGTTGAGAAATGGCTTGAATTTTCAGCGCGTCTAAGGCTGTAATGGCGACGGGAATCAAAATGAGCGCATAAACAATAGTTCCTAAAATTTGCGACAAAGATTGACTACCTCTGGCGGTAGACAAGCCCAATTTAGTTCCAATTTGATCGACTCCAGTTGCGGCCAAAAGATTCGTGACCACTCGTTGAACAATCTGGGCGATCGTCCAACCCACAGCCCCAATCAAGACAGCCGCTAAGATATTCGGTAGAATCCCTAAAATATCGTTCAGGAGTTGCTGTATAGGAACTAAGGTTCCTTGTAAATTGAGGGTACTCAGGATAGACGGTAAAAACAGGAGAAAGATAAACCAATAAAGGGCATTACCGATGGTTTCTTGGAGAGAAACTTGGTTTTCTGACTCGGTTTCTCCGACCTGTTGCCTGAGTCGTTCATCAACCCGTAATCCTCCCAAGAGGCGAACGACAATCATTTTGGTCAAGGTAGCTAACAGCCACGCTACCCCCAAAAGAACCCCTGCACCTAGGAGTTTAGGCACAAATGCGGTGATTTGTTGCAGTAAAGCATTCAGGGGTTGAGACGCGGCTTGTAGATTGAGGGTGTTTAAAACCGCAACAATCGTAAAGAGAATAATGAGCCAATAAACAAAATCAGCGATCCATTTTTCAATGGGAAAGGAATCTTCGTCTTCGGTTTGTCCACTAATCCATTGGGCAATTTGGTTATCAATTTGAGTTTGATTGAGGACTTGGTGAATCACTCTCCTAACAATAGAGGCAACAATCCAACCAACGACCAAAATAAAAATGGCTTTGATTAAGACAAAAACATCTTGTCCTAGGATAGTCAGAATTTGATTGATAGGAGATTGAGAAGGTAGTCCCGTCGAGGAGGTTCGTGACGGGAAGGATTCAAGCTGGGCGATAACCCAGGGTGATAGTTGAGACATAATTCAACCTATTGAAGATTTTCTGGGTTTGTTTTTGGCTTCAATATAGCGAACTCCCAAATTATCTTCAAAATCCTTAAGGTGGATTTTCCTTTCACACAAGAGTAGTATTTATTCGCTCCCCACCTTCCCCTAACTTCTGTACGGACTTAATATTATTAAGCCTCTACTGACTTCCGACTTCTGACTTGATTTAAGCGGGGTTGTTGACTGATGCAGTTCCAATAGTGGGCGAAAAGATCTCCTTGGGGATGACCTAACGATGCGATCGCTGGGGCGGCCGGAAATGGCCAAAGTCGGTCAAACACAATTTCAGTTTCAAGTAGACGAAACTGTAGCAAATAAACCGAAGGGACAGCC is part of the Rippkaea orientalis PCC 8801 genome and harbors:
- a CDS encoding mechanosensitive ion channel, producing the protein MSQLSPWVIAQLESFPSRTSSTGLPSQSPINQILTILGQDVFVLIKAIFILVVGWIVASIVRRVIHQVLNQTQIDNQIAQWISGQTEDEDSFPIEKWIADFVYWLIILFTIVAVLNTLNLQAASQPLNALLQQITAFVPKLLGAGVLLGVAWLLATLTKMIVVRLLGGLRVDERLRQQVGETESENQVSLQETIGNALYWFIFLLFLPSILSTLNLQGTLVPIQQLLNDILGILPNILAAVLIGAVGWTIAQIVQRVVTNLLAATGVDQIGTKLGLSTARGSQSLSQILGTIVYALILIPVAITALDALKIQAISQPATEMLNQVLNLLPKLFAATAVLGIAYGAGQYLSEMVSNILTSVGFNNILQWLGLSQVSSPPKEETTEFAATENSSDAIATRTPSQLVGMIVLVAVMLVAALTAVDILKIEALKTVVGTLLAIAAQVLVGLVVLALGLYLANLAFNLITSSGTRQAKFLGHTARISILILVSAMALQQMGLATNIVNLAFGLLVGGIAAAIALAFGLGGRDVAAEQLREWLNHLKQD